The sequence GCCAAGCCGAGCTTCGTTACCTCGTCGGTGTTGGGGGTCAGCTTCGCTATGACCGGCTTATTGGTGGCGTCTTTGACGGTTTTGACAACTTCATACACGTTCTCTGGCTTCTGGCCGATCTCCATGCCGTAGCCCTTGGCATGGGGACAGCTGAGGTTCAGCTCGAAAGCATCGGCAACGTCGCTCAGCTTTTCAGCGAGAAAGGCGAACTCCTCAGGTGTTCCTCCGAAGATGGAAACGATGAGCGGAAAGTCGAAGGTGTAGCCCTCGATCATCTCAAGGAAACCCTTCCAGCCCGGGTTCGGCAGTCCCATCGCGTTTATCAGGCCGTAGGGGAGCTCCACTATCGTTGGGTTGTCGTAGCCCTTTCTCGGCTCGATTCCGATGGATTTTGTTACGACTCCCCCGGCGCCTTCTTCATGCGCTCGAATCCACTGCTCCGGGGTCTTGTCGTTTATTCCGGATGCGAGGATGAGCGGGTTCTCGAACCTTATCCCGAAAAGCTCTACCTCAAGGCTCGCCATGTGGACACCTCAGAGGCAAAAATGTAGGGGAACTTAAGGCTTTTGCATGAGCCTGAGCATCTCCTCGCCGTAGTGGAAGAGCCCCGGAAGGCCGCCCGTGTGGACGAAGAGGATTCTCTCGCCGAGTTCTCCGGTTTTTGCCAGTTCCATCAGGCCGTAGAAGGCCTTACCTGTGTAGACTGGATCGAGGAGAAGGCCCTCTCTCGTTCCGACCCATCTTATGAGCTCCGCGACTTCCTTGACTATCTTCCCATAGGCACCGAAGCTGTAGTCGTATATCCTCGGCCTTTCGAGCTTTGCGCTGACCCCAAGGAGTTTTCCGGCATCTTCAGCCAGCTTGAGAACTTTTGCTCCCACGTCTCCTTCGAATATTCCGACCCCGATTCCCACGGGTTTGGCTCTGGAACCTATGAGACTCAAGCCAAGGGTCAGCCCGGCGAGGGTCCCGCCGCTTCCAACGGCGTCAACGATTGTATCGAACTCCAAGCCGAGTTCCG comes from Thermococcus sp. and encodes:
- a CDS encoding tRNA-dihydrouridine synthase: MASLEVELFGIRFENPLILASGINDKTPEQWIRAHEEGAGGVVTKSIGIEPRKGYDNPTIVELPYGLINAMGLPNPGWKGFLEMIEGYTFDFPLIVSIFGGTPEEFAFLAEKLSDVADAFELNLSCPHAKGYGMEIGQKPENVYEVVKTVKDATNKPVIAKLTPNTDEVTKLGLA